In Lathyrus oleraceus cultivar Zhongwan6 chromosome 2, CAAS_Psat_ZW6_1.0, whole genome shotgun sequence, the DNA window atttcaggcaaCCATTGGGTCGGAGTACATAAAGATCGCAACTTTCAGCAtaacctggaaataaaccagcttgcaataaattcttcttgatggtcAGGAGAGGAGACACTAAGTCGGCTACATTAgcaatgtgagaattgtcatccacagaattaacagtcttgtcatggttaggcataggagcagtgatgacattaggagtctccggaggatcaaattcaatttccccagcatcgatcatatcctgaatcttattcttcaacaaccagcaatcatttgtatcatgcccggggctatcggagtgatacgcacacctggcattgggattataacggggagaagtagtgttgagatttgcaggagggcctctgagagtaattaaatttgcctttagcataccctgcagtgcttgcgctaaagtcatattgatcttggtaaactgccttcttggcctgtcttgtctgtgctggaagttttgagctggcggggctgcaattGTAACTGCTCCGATGGTATGGTCACGGcttttcttgttatgacccctttcacCATACACAACATTTGActcattctttccctgatggggctttctggtgcttgcagaggtagctgcctgtatctttccacttcgaataccgctttcaacacgttcatccgtcaatataaggtcagtgaaacctgatgaagaacttcccagtagatggctgtagaatggaccagtcagtgtactcatgaacatgtccactaattctcgatcagtcatagggggtttgactctgccagccaaatctctccatttttgagcatattctttgaagctttctttagagcccatagtcatattctgcaactgtagccgagtaggcgccaattcagaattgtactggtagtgcttgtagaaagctgtcgctaaatcagtccaggtgctgatgttagagctctcgagctgataataccactccaactgtgtgccagacaggctctcctggaagaaatggatccatagtttcctatcagtggtatacgactgaatctttctcacataagctctcaaatgcatctgaggacaagacgcaccatcatacttagtgaaagtggggatcttgaatttgcgaggaatgaccacatcagagaccagtcccaagctttcgaaatccagaccgggcgccttttgaccctccatagctagcatgcgttcttccaacaacttatacttatcctcttttggagagtactgttcatcttcataatcttcatcgtcgtcctcctggttgagaggatcagcattcttatcttccgaatcattttctgtctcctcttcttgatccttgggaagtctaatcttgactcctgcagcctgtcctttaagccttcttcccgggttaatgtaactcacaggtttcttgtctttcttcttctcgagcaagagagccttcagttcttcctgccccttggataagctcagcatcatctcctggaattgagcattctgagcttggagatctttgacagtttgttcgagggccatttttctgtttgcaataggaagaccgtgagaacatagatcctttagaatacctgttatgcaatgttatgtcatgctatgcaatgtatgaaatgttttcaaggacttttggaatttaactttgcgtgAACCACCAAGAAAGgacttttattaataatttttaatcaatgttcattacaataaataataaaatacaataaaagctcaagtctcccaggggcagcttcttttcgggcgaagatatgtattgagtcttcgttcctcattaagctggcaGGTGAGTTCcaacactttcttcctttcagcacagaactgggcttcaaaagtatccctttcctccctcaactggatccaggatctctttaattcttccacattggtaggcatatctggataaggaatgatctgaggagtacctcccTCAACTTCTagttcaacaatcagcggtccgactgcgagatatggcatgacaagttcacgatctcttgcgcgtacccatctgagataagattccataggaatagagtttttcggtcctaaagtacttcttttcaccatgccccaagctcgtacaaatctttgacggagaccttgggaatcgttgtcatagtcaaacaccgtgccttgaataattatttcatgtggaccgtctcttcgagcataaccaaactggcgtaggACTAAAGCTGGGTaataagtaatacctcctcttatcctcaggagtggtacgttagagaattctccacaacggtcaatgatgataacgttttctttgagatgaggacaccaacggatgtctgaatgggagagcgacattatcctttgagaccatttcagattttgctcattcttcaagactgattgaggaaggtgtgaaataaaccacctagacaataaaggtatgcagcacatgagagtcccttgccttttcatagtacgagtgtgaagggaatgcaaaatgtctccaagcaaggtaggcacagggttatgagtgagaaatatcttaatagcattcatatctatgaattggtctgggttaggaaataacaccaaaccatagattagtaatgctaaaacatcttcgaaagcctggacattcataacttttaggaattctcgggccttatttatcagcaatttggcaagtaaacccttaattccacttcttgttacccaattggtttcaatgtatgactttgtcatgtgtaaagctgcgacaacttcttcagacttcagaatcttttctaaaccactgaaaggtgtttgatcaagaataggtatcccaagcagcctggaaaattcttctaatgtgggtaccaactgataatctgggaatgtgaagcaatgatgtttaggatcgaagaactggaataggactctcatcatatcttctttgaaaccagtggtaaccaaattgaggagagaaccatgtttcttgatgaactgagcctgatcgggaagttctgacactaaatccttgagttgaggagatATGGCTACcaaattgatccggatggtcttcctgggagtCATAACCTTACAAAATAGAGCAacgttaaatccctaagtccttgaaatggttagtacaatgccatgatgttatgatgttatgatgttaaataagcaacaagcacaaacaagccacacaacaatcattcttaggttttaaggcttgcatgcgttccataggtaagtaccctccccactgaagtttggttggttcaacctgtcctagaatagtaaccgggttctagaaggatctcaaatcattaaccttcctttaagtccacctcagtgcaacaccaagtggttgaccgaagcttccctaaagtccaatctcaaagagtgtagtatcgagtctcaaccaacctcagtcagaaccgaagtcagttatctcactactttctaatggctaggatgagtcaattagggttctaaaggtctggttaatgctttgatgacaccacgcggaagccaaaattttcctcaagtaaacatgaggaacatcaggacatccaaagtgtcacattaaccgtagccatcattttaaccattccagtatacgccggatagtcgcgatgatcttttgctacttacctaaggtacactagatccgggtgtaggatctttcactcaagcataaaatacccaagcaatcccttaaaagtaaatcagacaatttgaataagtgatcttgttttttaaggtaacctctctgtttaagtccccagcaaagtcgccagttctgtcatgcggtgaactgactttgtgtgtttttgctttggaaagcaaatgtcgcggatagcaagagtcgccaccgacttttcttttatccaataaggaaaggcggaaaagaacaggaaagaccttgattagattttgggttcgggaggtacattatacaaagggaaggtgttagcaccctttgtatccatggttatccatgggctcttaattgcttgatcacttatgcttttcttgtctgaaaaagtgtgtgagagctgtttagaaaatgttttgaaaagagagtttaactttgtaatgattcttgtacgaatgtatacaaagtatttatctcgtttaattttgaaagttgtttagaaaaatataacttggcaatgattctagtacgaatgtatgccaaatggtgattttctaatagaggttttgaaaagtgtgaggtgtgaaaagtagtttaagctgtgagcaagcatttaggagttatacctactcaaggtctttatgggcatttcctatccttatgagggtaaaactatCCTTACTATTAAGAAGTAAGTAGTTctatcctttggatgtaaagggtcatcgtagggtcatcgattggtcattgaaggcaacatttgtaaggataccttagcattcgaagggacaatcatcatttaaccgtaggctacaacgacgggtcaccgagggacaaaatcatatattcgcaggcaacattcgagggacgatgttttattttatagggacatgatgatttaatcaaagggtctttgctaagtgtatccccacattcgcgggacatgaccataataccgtaatactgtaaggcaacaaagagaggtccaagatcacatattcaaaggcaatattttataatcaattaggtagttgtaatcaattaggtaattaggtccatattacaatcaattaagtaattaggatgaatctccacaagggtatcccacaaataaagtggaatacctaacaagctaccttctccgggagtatatgaacccttacaaaattcagcaaacaggtcagaataccaaatcagggtgcaatcgagaattacaccctaaaagaaatcacaacagtaatagggtcaggtaaacaatgcatggctatgataaaacatgtcagatgagcaaaaatcagaacagaaaagtcagcgactgtcacgttcgcttctgcctcgcctagcgacggcttagcgaatgctcgctacatgctcgcttagcgatgtgctagcgagcggctgcgggttctggttttagAACAGTACGATTCCAGCAAGCTTCACGCCCTATggcattcattacagagattacatgATTAAATATTCAAGATATTCATAgtacttaaattcacatgcaaaacttaagatatttttataaattcaatcataataccacatgcatattaagaacataaagaggtaatagtaatgcaaacctgtttgcaattgaattgccaccttgaattggcaagtcggattgaattgggcggaggtaaccttggtgcagatgggtttccttcagggtttcctttagggttgctctgaattctctgggttagcctccagggtttgctgtgccttctctctatctcccgtTTTCGTTCCGTTTCCCTCCTTTTTTTTcctgactgaagttgtggtatttataatgctctttttataacctaatgggctcagaatgaagcccataattttctggtattcgcaagcttcgctaggcgagtggcgtagcgaagggttcgctaggcgaaggaattgctcgcctagcgagcaaaccagtttaggccattttctggattttgtcATCCGTGGGCTGGGtccttgttcttttaagatcaatgccttgaaaaataagttggagtgccttagaaatgccttgtaatattaacgggcagattttggggtatgacagtggAGTATCCATCAACCATCTTTATGGTCATCCTGTTACGGACAAGGTTTGATTGGaaataaagcactcgactccacatctaggatccataaTGGTTTCACATCGAAGGGTGATATACACCATTATCACATTGACAATAACTTGCGACACTTTTAGAACTTTCTAGGTAGTATTCTCATGGTGGACCAATatagtataaatattactcataatattcatacatatgtgAAAACTTGATAGCTCTTTAtctatgatccatgagatgtgatcatcaacCTATCcacataataatcttaatgctttaatattatcctATTTCATAATAAAGCCTGACaatggatactttaagaataatgcTTTTATGTTTAATAAAATCTTATGATTAAGTCACAATTAATATTtcattaaacggactaactattctagggactttattattttggaaaaacaaacataaCAAATAGATGAATTTTgttattaataaataattcgatatatAAGTATCAATACTATTGACATCTATAGCTTACACCAAAAATCCCCCATTAGCTCTAGCGCAAAAGGCTTTGTTAGTGGGTTAACGACATTGTCAAGTGTTGGTATTCAACATATCTCACATCTCctatatctattatctctcgaataaGGTGATATCGCTTAAGTATGTGTTTAGATCTTTGatgagatctaggttccttaaCTTGTAAGATAGCATAATTGTTATCTTAAAAGAGATCACTGGGATCCACAATTCTAGGGACTATACAAATTTCACTAATGAACTTCTTGATCTAAACAACTTCCTTGCATTTGAGGAAACAATATACTTGGTATTGGTTGTAGAATCATCAAATGTATCATGCTTTGAATTTTTCCATCTCACAGCaccaccatttaagcaaaacacataatCAGATTGCAATATGAAGTCAACCTTATTTGTACGGAAGCTTGCATCAGTTTATCCAATTACATTGATCTTCCTAAgctccatatatcaagaatgagtcaTTAGTCCTTATTAATtcttaaggatattcttgacaacaGCTCAATGAGCATCATCGGGATCAGACTAGTACATACAtgttgcacttaaagcatatgaAACATCTTGTCAAATACATTTCATGACATACATGATAAATCCTATTGTAGATGGATATGaaatcttattcatgtgatccctttcttaCTCTGACGAAGGGGGTTGTGTTTTTGATAAATATAAACCATGTTacataggtatgaatcctttcttggaatcatgcatattaaagcgcgtcaacactttgtctatgtatgtactctaacTCAGGCCAAATTGGTTTTGTTATCTCTCTCaatagatcctgattcctaatatataggttgcttcatCCAGATCCTTTATGGAAAAGAATTTTCCTAGCCAAGTTTTCACTTGTTGCAAGGTAGAcacatcatttccaatgagtaatgtgtcatctacatataatatcaTGAATATGATCATTCTCTCACTTACCTTCTTGTATACACATGGCTCATCTTAGGTTTTAATGAATCCAaattgttttaccgtttcatcaaatCAAAGATTTCAACTTCTGGAAGCTTGCATTAATCCATAGGTTGATTgttgtaacttacatatcttttgggaTTTTTCTGGTATGTGAAATCCTTCAtgttgtgtcatgtacacatcctcaagaagattcccattaaggaaagcaacCTTGACATCCATTTTCAATATTACATAATCATGATATCCAGTGATATCAAGTAAAATATGAACATATTTgagcattgcaactggtgaaaaggtttcattatagtctACCCTATGAATTTCCTTATAACCCTTAACaactagtcttgccttatagatatgtaccttaccatccatgtcatTCTTATTTGTGAAGACCCATTTGCGTCCTATATAGTTAAATActacatgaggctctaccaaggtccaaacctaGTTTGTGTACATGGAGTCCATTTCAGATTTgatggcttctagccacttctcaaaCTCAGGACCACTGATGACCTCTTGGCAGGTTACTAACTCATCTTGATTCATGAGTAATACATAACCTGGATCATTTACGAGATAATCATGTCTCTCAGGTTGGTGACATATCCTTTTTACCAACGCTAGTCTTATTCCACATGAGCAGGTTGCTCTTCTACAACCTTTTGTGTTTATTGCTCATGTTCCTCGATAGGTGTAACAATACTTTTTTGAatcttgaatttcttcaagctctagTTTCCTCATgttgattcctttggaaaaaaAATCCTTTTCCAAGAATACTTCAGTTCAAGtgacaaacacttttccctcagaaggattgtagaagtaataccctattgtttctttaggatacctcACAAATAAGCCTTTGTTATATTTGAgcttaagcttagttgaaatttgtcgtttcacataaacttcataatcccaaatcttcatgtaagactgtagcggggtattcgttaccattagagatattaattaaatccaaggtaaatcatacaagtcgagtcgccaccgcacttctatttatccaaaggaatggtttgaaagcgaacaaaaacctaaaagttttatcgaatcaaaaactagtaaaagagagtcagagatttgggtaagggggttggttatgcaatgggaaggtgttaggcacccaaaacatcctaggtactcctagggagcccttttcatacttgtggtaaggttgttgttttgtgaaaatttgtttgtgcaaacatgattgaagagaggagaagagaatatacaagttatttacattttttgtgtttggatggataaatccattgcctacgtaccatcttaaaaaagattaggatcaaaacctcgtagttcggggtaaaatctcaaaaaatgagtgggtgaattaattgatccaaaagccttaaggtcttttgttatcaaagggagaaaactcaacctaaaaccacaaatccaccatgtgaggataacttcaacatgctagtgaggggttaaccctataataagcatggaagactcattgtccatcactaaggatataggtgagtattacatctaccacaaagataactcaaacctaatagctaaagggtatgaaaaagttttgattagaaagtggccattgaaaccacaaaaagacatttgaatgggttatatttaccaattagaagtatatacaaaatggtcaaagttgacttaaagattcaattcaaaataagtattatgaaaagaaagtttgaaaatcaaaagcataaggcttaggtttctaatgttgaaaacaagtgttagatgtttgcacaaaagttttggcctgggttagagtggagagaagaagaataagggctaaagtcctaagcatgcaagaggtaaggaataagaaacaaaaccacaatggagttcctctcttgagatcatattgatgatccaagtagctcccatcctttggaataagcaatcacataagcataaactcaagcaatcaatagtcaaatgaactcttggaaggttcctcaatgtatcttgaatttctctctcttaggagctcatggtaatggttcctcaatttggctcaagtgggaatccctagcacaaagaaacacacacatcaaaaggttctattaacaatcaaataatggacaagagggagtttagaatatggtcctttcaatgttcatcttcaagctttaagcattctaaaggcatgaggcctagttgctcttcaaactccattagcttgggtaaagtccttagatctaagtccattttgtccaattctttgcatttggttcacaacaatcaaaacaaatcacaagcacaatagtatatacacaattatgtgctcaagtgagcaaaaggcaaatggcattaacataaacatgtgctcaagtgagcaaagggaaaagcaaatggataatatgtgcaagaatagtaaattgcattaaaagtaaagagcaaaaagtaaatgttaattgttaatggttagtgttagtagttagtatgccataaggcaaatttagcgctatgttaagcaatcgtaattggacttatgtagaagtcacaactatctgaggccggtcaataataatgtaagcaacaacacaagttagaagtcttgattagtgaaccaagttccaacaacttgccatgccaaaaagaagaagagaattgatcttgtattggtttaagtcttttgcataatttaggaaataacctatccttaatgcaaagccattcacttgattaattgatcaagatgaattagatttgaatcaaggaaggttaagtctccctaatcaatgttgacttatcaaccttcaactcattgatcaaaaaaagaaaaagaagaagaagaagaaagaggtGAATAATGGAAAAGGACAAATAGAAAGAATAAAGTGtataaggtgaaataaaatgtaccaacccatgtgtgttgaccaaatgatattgaaagtcaaagtcaaacaatgaggaatcagaaatgagatgaagattggaggtcaaacaataagcaaaatatttttggcatttttaatattaaaataaacttgaattaaaaataaaagaaaggtcaaacttcaaaatcacttcaaatcaaccttgaaaggtccaagtgatttatcctaacactacgccaaataagggaaaagagggcgcttattttggcctataacagcacttttaagcgccctctaaaggggcggtggcataggtaaagacagcgctttgttttcctggagaaagcgctctctaaagtggccctttaagggccatattatagtgcgctttcagaaaaaagcgccctctggagtggtccataaagggccaccttagagggcgctttctggacaaagcggcctctaaagttgtcaatgtaaagtgtttagagggcgcttcctacagaaagcgcctctaaagtgttagttattttaaaaaaatttgtttgaaaaacagtgggtatttaattgggaacctgttcgcatgctgcaaaagtgtaaaattcatattgatttcatcctttaatccaatgttatacaccattaatccattgatatatacaacatgaatccatttatatacaacattaatcctccatatatacaacattaatatattgatattcatgcatgtacaacaacattccatacatatatgtacaacaactacaacctatatgattctgtgatcaataatgaattgacacaattcatccttcatttcatccaaatgagctcttgagtaagatttgtattcgtcaaagtactacaattaagagaataaaacatattcatgatttagtaacaaattagatgaaatatccgataatattaaaataaaccctaagttattattccataccatttttgggatgtctatacgattcaacgcaatgatatctctcataaatctcaatacaaaaaatccgcaatcgatcgaattgttttgccgaggacactacacagaaaaacaaacaatatatatatatatatatatatatatatatatatatatatatatatatatatatatatatatatatatatatatatatatatatatatatatatatatatatatatatatatatatatatatatatatatatatatatagttaatttcttacaaacactattataagcaaaaataagaaacttaatatatacctgaactctgacccaggtaatgtccttcctattacgataattctttttcgatctaaattttagtattgccctaacaaaataaaaacgtatattgagatcaatctgacagatataattaaatatacaaatacacacgaatatttagggggatttcacttacgcgtcaaccgtcttcttcatactcggatatttactccaattacccggtaacgaatcgagataatacaccattagtctcgaaagatccatagcaaccaacacccagtgaccactgtaaaataaaacaaaaatttagatgcatgaaaattttctacgtaaaagatatacatagattagaatgaaattattagaaagaaaatctaacccgttgccagaattaaacggtaaaaaatacaaactgggtgtagtattatcgccggccaccatgaatctatcgactagttcattcattacggatgttggatttttcgttataaacgttgtgttgatacgggaagcagcaataaaattgaatcggttacacaattcagttccccgcatcaatgtgtcatacatataccttaaatagaaacataataaacattagactactcattgaaatgtgtaaataaattgttcaactaagtaaataatagattgatcggagtaccatatgtatgtatgaatgacagcgatgcccaattcttcgtgttcaaaaagttattgcatgtcctcctttgcaattaattcggaatgagcaattccgaaaacaccttcatccaTATCTATACTACGGATGGCACCGTGCATAATAtctgactcttccaccattttctcaagacgcatcataatttgagattttgtcccggacgtcgttggaatttccttactagctttgtccaacatttgaccgggaacctaaaaatataaattaaatcatgactttttgtgatgcaacagaatcgttgtgtatataattcaatgtgtatatatatttgtacctctttttgagatttaggatttgtttttgtcccggacttcgttggaatattcttaccagcttttttcaacattcgaccgggaacctaaaaattcatataaattaaatcatgactttttgtgatgcaacagaatcattgtgtatataattcaatgggtatatatatttgtacctctttttgagatttaggatttgtttttgtcccggacttcgttggaatatccttaccagcttttttcaacattcgaccgggaacctaaaaattcatataaattaaatcataactttttgtgatgcaacaaaatcattgcgtatataattcaatgggtatatatatttgtacctctttttgagatgcaaccgactcgatgcgtcttgaaatccctttaccagctttatgtgtgggtcttgtaggagtctaacattaccatgtaataaggattgattaaatatcataattgtagctgaattgaaatgtgaatactaaatattcataatcatttagaacatatatacctcggcatttgggaaaattagatctgacggccatccaacaaaggatccgactgcatctcgcatcaacgttgtctctgaaacaacgtcaggtaatggtagaagcgcgtccatatctaatacaaggtcaaccgaaactttcatatatcccaccgggaggggattatggtgaagtaattcacccgaagtgttgtacacttttcccttgccaactatgcgataagttggtgacgatagatacagctgacaaggtgtaatgccctaaaccaataataaatatgttattgttaacatatatatgtgtcaagtaaaaaagtgctattttaatttcataataa includes these proteins:
- the LOC127123719 gene encoding uncharacterized protein LOC127123719 — encoded protein: MYDTLMRGTELCNRFNFIAASRINTTFITKNPTSVMNELVDRFMVAGDNTTPSLYFLPFNSGNGGHWVLVAMDLSRLMVYYLDSLPGNWSKYPSMKKTVDAAILKFRSKKNYRNRKDITWVRYKLHIEYSDYFQRDQGKSQEAPTTASAGSHLKQRTRELKAYASYVRISLRPFIEKQPLSFPIAMFDTATMTIITNLIECVASRV